Within Phaeodactylum tricornutum CCAP 1055/1 chromosome 15, whole genome shotgun sequence, the genomic segment AGGTTTCGTCAATTGTGATACAAATATACGCTGTTGTCCAGGGAGCCGAGGTGTGGGTATTTCGTACCCGACACATATCTTTGGTCTTGAAATTCTTTTTGCATTTTTCGCAGACTGGTAAGCGAGAGTCCGGGAATTTGACGTTCAACGATTGCTGAAACCCCGGTGGCGTAAACGTCAGTATATTCTGTAGCAAAAAGAGGCCATCCACGAGTTGGCGTATGGTGTCAGGTGTGAACTACGACGGACAAGAGTCTATGGAGAGCACATGTTTTCGTTGTCACTTACCCCGTGTGATGTAGCCTGCGGAAACATCATTTGCTGCCAAATCATAAGGACGGACAAACAAAGAAACAATATTGTGTGAGTGACAAGGTGTTCATTCCCCTGATACACGGTCGCCTCGGTCCCCGTTTGGTGACGGTTACGTTTCCTAGAGCTGGTTTCGGCCATCATAGGCTGCGGTGTGTCGGAAGGAGTCGATAAAGATACTGAGTGGCACTGACGGCCAGACGATCACGACGGTATCCTGCACCTATTGGAAGCAACGAATGGTCCGGAAAACGGCTGTCTCCGACGATCTGATCTATTGAGTCTCCCCCTTTGCCGAACCTATTCGTTTGCTAGACGACCGTAGGATAAAAGATCTGAGCTCCCGTTACCGACGTTTGGAATTCCACGTCGCAGGCTACGTCCTAAGCCTCGCGCGAGGAAAGCGGTTCCCTTTTCTCGGAGGAGCGACGCAGGTTCTCTCAATTCCTGAACAACACAAATAGTAACCAACCTTCGTATCCGTCCGAAACGTTGAGTACGGTGGCAACCCCGCCATCATGGCTTCCACTTTTGGCGAAACCTGGTATTCCAATTCGTTGCCACGGTCTCGTGTGTCGGAAGCAGCCGCACAATTTTGGGTGACCGCCGATGCTCGCTGGCGACTCGGGGGCGAAACGTCGGTCCGGCCTTTTTTTGTGTGCGCTGCGGGTGCGTGTGGCTGGGGCGACTTGCTGTTCCTACTTACTGTTTCGTCCGGGCTGCGGTATTTTTTTCGCCAACTACCGCACGAACTCTGCGCGTGGGGCGACGTCATGACTGCACAAACCCGGATTGGCCGGCTTCCTCCGTGCCACCgcgacgccgtcgtccgCGAGTTGCCGGGTCTCCCCACGACCCGAATGGAGTCGAAGGAAAAACGTCAGTGAGCGAGGCTCACGCGACCAGAAGCGGTTCTTTTATGTGACGCTATGCCTATACCACCGTATACATACGGATGCGCGAACAGAAGCCAGGTCTCGTGCGAAAAAGTTCGAATGGTGTCGCAGGCGAGGGAATTCTCCTATGGGGCGTTCGGTAGTCGAGTGTGTATATTGTTTGCGTGTGTATCACACACACTAGTAGCTTGCGTTCGAAGGCGGCGGATTTCCAGACTTGCCGAAACACAGTCctaatttactgttacttaCATTCCAAAAATAGACtcggttgacagtgagtagacGGACAAGCACACAAACCCCCAACCCTCAACCCCGAGTGACAGGCAGTGAATggaataggtaggtaggtaggtaaTAGCTgaaactaacagtaaaaggtACACTTGTTCGAGCCCCCCACCCCGCACACAATTGACGGCAACGGCTAGTCTCGACAACGGCATTTCCTCGCCTTCCAATGCGCACGCAGAATGTCGGTGGTTCCTGTCAACGAAGGCAAGCTTGTGGGAGGCTTGACGGAAGATCATTTGCGACATCGACACGCAATGAATGACGATCATGACCGTACCAAGGCAACCGAAGGACCCGTGCCGTATGGGTTTAAAGTCAACGACATTGGCATTGACGACAAGTTAACGTCGACCGAGCTCGAAATGCAGCCACTGCATTTAAAGGAAAGTGATGGAAACTTGGAAGAGGATGAACGAATACTGTATCCGATCACCGTCGGTACTACTAGTATGTACGAGGGCTGGAGAAAAACCTTGGACGATTTTCTCTTTCCTCCACATCTACCCAGAAGTTGTCAATTACTGCGACCGGAAAATATTGCCGTGCCAGCGTGCTACCTGCTAGTGGGGCTTCTGCAAGGTCTTTCTTCACCACTGATTAATGTGTTTCCGCTGGATCTGGGTGCCACAGAAGCTCAGCagacgacaatttcgtcgaTCCGATCTCTACCCGCATCCTTCAAGCTCGTCTTTGGGTTTATGAGCGACAATATCCCTATCGCAGGTTACCGAAGAAAACCGTACATGCTGATGGGATGGCTTCTGGCTAGTCTATCACTTTTTTCGCTCATTCTTGGTTCCAATCTGAACATTACCCCCCGCAATGCCGGTTGCTTCGAGTCCCAAGCCAGCGACAGCGATTCGCCGACGACACTGCCAGCGGACGCACCTTCTATACCCTTTTTCTCCGTCGCCCTCTTGGCCTTCGGCACCGGCTTTTGGCTCGCCGATGTCATGGGTGACAGCATTGTCGCCGAAAAAGCCAAACTGGAACCACCGGAAAGCCGCGGATCCGTACAGTCCAGCTGCTACTCGTACCGATTTTTCGGAATCATGGTGGCGGCGCCCTTGTCCACGTACCTGTACGCCACGTACGGGCCCCGGGCGGTGCTCCTGCTCCTCGCCACACTGCCCTTGTGTATCTTGCCTTTGGTCTACCTGCTCTTTGAAGTGGAGAACGCTCCGGTCAGCTCGACGGCCGACCAGTGTCGTGAAATTTGGCGGACCGTCTGCAGTCGAGCTGTTTGGCAGCCCATGGGATTCGTTTACGTGTACAATCTTATGCAAGTGAGCAACGCTGCGTGGCGAGAGTTTCTCGTCACCTCCTTGCGGTTCACATCGTGTCAACTCAATCTGATCCTCATTGTGGCCTACGTGCTGTTGTACCTTGGGATTCTGGCCTACAAGTACTACATGATGGACTGGTCCTGGCGCAAAGTCTACTTCGTTACCACTCTACTGAACGGATTCTTCAGTCTACTCCAAGTCTTGTTGATTTACAACATTACCTTGGGTTTGTCCAGTTTTTGGTTCGCCCTCGGCGACGACGCCTTTGCCGAATTTATTGGTGGCATTCAGTTCTTACCGACCACGATTATGATGGTCCATCTCTGCCCCACCGGCAGCGAGGGTGCTTCGTACGCCATGTTTACGACCGTCAACAATAGCGCTCTGACCTTGTCCAGTGCCATTTCCACCCAACTGTTGCGCATTTGGGACGTGTCCCGcacggccttggcggcggggGACTTGTCCGGCATGGTCCGACTGACCTACCTCACGACCGTGGTCCAAGTGGCAGCGATTGCCTTTGTTTCGTGGCTACCCCACACCAAGGAGGATCTGGTGCAATTGAACGAGCAGTCGTCCCGGAGTCGCGTGGGGGGTACCGTATTTTTGGTGGTCACGTTCGGCTCGATTCTGTACGCCGTGGGAGTGGGTCTGTTGAACATTGTGGCACCAGGATGGATGGGAGAATCGTAAGGTCGTCGCTATGCCACTAGTGGCGGTCCCATGCCGTCCCTGTAAACAAACCAAGATACATTCGTAGTAGCACTAGTCGTCGTGTAACCGAAACGGGAGGATTATCACGTATTAGGCTGCATGGATAAAGGCTTCTCGTTTCGTGTACCGATTTTGCCGGGCAATGCCGATTCGAAATTTCCGCATTCTTGGACCTGGTGCGGCACACGTCCAACACAGGCACCACCCAGAGCCTTGCCACGACCGCAGAGTGAGAGAATGTGGATAGAGGAAATtcaacaacaccaaaaaCCATGGAACTATAATAATAATGATAGAAAAACAGAAACCAATAGTCTCGTCGCCACCATCCCCCACAGTAGTCGTTTTCGTATTTACTTCCCCCCGTATGACGGGAATCCCCCCACATCAGCGGACAGGGAGCTGGAGGATTCTCCCCGCAAGTAGACCCCTCCACTGGTCGTAAAACCGGGAATACTGTTTCCGACGACATCCTGGGATCGCCCGTACACGGACGGCAGTGCCTGCCGTTCCCCACACTTGTTCTCCATCAACGGCGAGACGGCAGCGGACGGTCCGTTGGGACAAAATATTTTATCGTTGACGTTCATGGGGGCGATTTCGCGGAGTTGGGCCCGGAGATCCTTGGGTGTGGAGATTTGCACGTCACCACTTTCCAATCGGGTCTGCCAGTCCTTTTCGCGGTTGGCGTAGGCGGAATAGGTCGCCGCCGCCGGTTCCACCGGCGAGCCCGCCACGATCGTGGCGACGGACACGACCGACGTTGTCAACGTAGCGAGCCAGGCGCGACGGGAAGACTCGGTCGTGGCGGACCGACGAGTACCACTCGGACGGGGCGTGGAAGGGTTCCGTAGAGGAACCAAGGCTCGTGTGGACGAAAGTGACAGCAAAAGGAGTGACGTGACGAGTAGAGCACCCGCGTCGGTCAGGCTTCCGAAAGACGCCGTCGtcttcattgttgttgttgttgttgttgctgttgttgttgttgttgttgttgttggttccGTCACTACTAATACCAAGAACTGGAGGTTTTTTTAATGTCGTGTGTGCGAACGAATAGGAAAAAGACTCTTTGGATCTCGAACGGACACGAACGAACAAGGGCCACAACGTAGTTTTACTTTGGGAAAGGTACGGTTGGATAATGTCGATTTTGGGGAACTGGCGACGATGCGATCCGGCCTTTTGGAGGTGTGTGTCGGTACGTAGGTTGGTGGTATGGAGATGCGTGAGAGTTATGTTTCACCAAATGGAACGGCCAAAGCAAACACGAATGCGAAGGTAGGCTCATCCGCATGGGAATGGGGAGGGGGTCGACCAATTGCGTTCCGGTACGGAAAGCGAGACGACTTCCACCCACGGCGGGAGTGTTCCGATTGGCGTACTGCAATACGGTAGAGGGACCGTGTGGCGCCCGACACGTCAACGTTACTGGACACGTCAGACGCATATGTCTGTACGACAATAATACCTTATAGTAGAGGTGTCCAGATTGCCCCCGCAGCCCTAGCACTAGCTAGGGCTAGTGTAGTTCAGAGTAATTCTCCGTGGTCCGTAGGAAACTGCCGTgatgtatgtatgtatgtatgtatgtatgtatgtatgtgttgCGTTTCGTGTTCCATTCCAATCCAGAATTCCTTCGAACACTTTTCGGTGTACGCCCTCCTCTGTTTACCGGATCGCACACCGTCAGTCAAGAGTCAAATTCACAGTCCGCAGCGATCCGCTCGAGCGAGCGAGCGGATCGCTGCGTCCGAGTCGGAcgctttcttttttgtctACTAGAAAAGAATTCGTCCTCTCGAGAGCACGAGAGCGCCGACTCACAGTCCCATTGCCTACCTTCCCCCCCCCTCCTTGCCTTGTGTGTTCTCTACCGCATTGAACACACTTCGCTCTCTTACCAAATTGGATTTCCTATACTCTATCGACACGCATTGCCAGTATAATTAGTTAGTTAGTttgacagacagacagaaGAATGTATCGACCTCCCGCACGCCTCTTGTCTCGCACCCTTCGTTCACCACGATGGCATCGCACACGCCTGGCACGACGCGgaatgatgatgatgagtCCGGATCAGCGACCACCCAAACCGTGTCTACTCTGGTTGGGCACGTCCGCCAACGAACAAGACTCTCCCGTCCCATCCCGCAACGATGGTACCTCCTCACCGACCCAACGGCCTCCCTTGCTGTTGCCCTTTCCCGCTTCCGCCCAACCCAACGTGTACACGGCGGACGACTTTTACCAAACCGTACAGGCACATTACGAGTCGGAAGCACACTTTGTGGGTGGCATGGGGGAATCCGACCCGGGAGTGTACGTTCTCtccaccgacgacgatcttTTGCGTCAACACGGACCACTCCTACGCGACGGCATGGCTCGTGTACACGCCGCACGCCACGGTGTACCCTTTTATCTCTGCACCACCGGGCTCGGCAACGACACGGATTGGTCCGTGCCGTTGGAAGCCTTGGCCCATAGCAACAATAACCACAACACCACGATACAAGTCAGTCTGTACGGATCCAACCCGGCCGAATACGCCCGGGCCGCCGGCATTGCGGACGGTCGACGAGCCTTTGCACAAGTGTGTGCCTTTCTCGTGGCCTGTCAAGAATTGCGGATACCGACCGAAGTGGCCGTCGTGCCGGAGTACGCCAAATCCGCCCGGGAGCTCGCACTCACACTCGGTGCGCAACAAGTACACGTCTACGAACCAGTCCCGTCCATCCCGGAGCACTCCTAGTCCCACTCGTTGTCGTCAGTATCGACTGCTgttttttgcttttggttAAACGGCCAAAACCACATACTCTATAGTGtaacacacacacaccaatGTGCACGGCACTATAATTCTAGCGGCACAAGGTGACGGTCTACCGATAGGGGCGAATGGGCTTCACCATTCGTCGTTGCGCCGTGCTGGCAATCTACGGCAGTTGATTCGCAACCATGGGAATTTGGGGAAACCGTTTGTTATATATTTTTTTACGCTCGGCTCCGTTAGTCTCGTTATTTTCTCTCTCAACACACGTATTGGGTCTTGGCTGCCTCTGGTTCGTTGGATTCATCACCCGTTCCTTACCATTAGTTCGCACGGCACTCGGTACAGCACGGGCAGATCACGTTCGGATTGGGTTCGACGCAGTCGGCAATCAAGGAACGGAGGACACCACCATTGACGTCCGTCTCGAGCAACTCACACACGGACGCGGGCATGACTCCGGAAATAGACGTTTCGTACAGCGTAAAGGCCACCAAGCCCGAAAAGCCACCCACCGCCGCCGGGACGGTCCCGGTAAACCCATTGTCGTGCAACTGCAAAAATTCCATGGCGGGATAAACACCAATGCCGTTGATGGAACCGGTAAAttggttgttgttgagaTCCAGCTGGGTCAGCGTACTCAAACTCAGCAATTCGGAACTCAACGTGCCCGTCAACGCGTTAAAGTCCAAGTCCAAAAAGATGAGATTGGTGAGAATGCCAATTTCGGTGGGAATAGGACCAGTCAGTCCACCACGTTCCATCCCCCAAACAGCCAAATCGGTCAAGAGACCCATTTCGGTCGGGATCGTACCCACCAAATTGTTCGATTCTGACAAAAAAGCGAGCAAAACGTCGCCAGAGTGAGTACACCAATGTGGGCGTAGAAAGGCACCAATGTACGGCAAACAAAAGTTTTGTGGCTTCCTCGACCTTGCACGTACCGAATTCCACTTCCGAGACGCAGCCAGTAATACACGAAATTCCAGCCCAATCGCATTCAGACACCCCGCTCAAAAAGCGCTGCTTGCCCACAAAGGGATCTTCTGCGCCACAGATATCGGTGGCGGCCTCGTCGCCCGAACACTGGAACCAGTCCGGACCACCAGTGGAGAAATACATGACCGCCATCGACCAGCGCTGGATAAGCTTGTCATCGTCGGGGCAGATACGGAATTCGTCATCTTCAATCAACCACTGTGTGGCGAGTCCTTGGGATGAGGTACCGTCGCGAATCAAGACGGGATCAGCAACTGCATCAAGAATGGAGAGAATGGCCTGAACGCGGGATTCCGCGGAAATCCCACAGCCAGCAAATGTGGGGACCATTGTCGGCGGTTCCGTCGTGGGAGCTGTAGTGGACGGGCTGTTCGAGGGTGTTGTCGTCGGAATTGCTGAAGGGAAGCTACTGGGTGCAGCAGTGGGATCCCCAACTTTCATTGTGGGCATCGACGAAACGGTAGGCGACACACTAGGATTGTCCGATGCGCTGGGAGATTTGGAATCCGAAGGAGCATTCGAAATATCCATACTCAAGTCAATGATTTCCGAGCGTTGAATTGCCGCCATGAATGCCTTGATTTCCGCCTGTTCTACATCCAGTTCCGTTTCCAACGCCTGCTGTGAATCCATCAAGTCTTCGAGAGTCAGCACTGGATTTTCAGCAACCATTTTAAAAAATCTGGCGTATTCGCCATTGAATGAACCAACGGAATCCTTGTCGGCAAAGTTACGGATGCGACTGGCCGATTCACGGAGGTTGGTCGCCAAGGAAAGCTGCGgcacaaggccaacaagCGCAAAAGTAGAGAACTTCATGTTTGTGTTGCTGAGTCTGCTTTGCCAAGATTTGCTCCTGAAGATTTGTGAGCtttgagagagagagagagctTACACTTAGTTCCCCAAGCAGATTATGGGTACTCCGCATGAGTCCCATTGCAATTTTACATTCCCATGGCATTGGAATTATgattttccaaaagctttcTGTGGAAAATGCTAAACTTTAGGTTGCACATCAATGAATCGCGGGCGGAAAAAATGGGATCGTTCCGAGTCACCTCGTTTCCTACTAGGAGATTGAGACACACATGGTTTAAGTCTAAACTTCATTCACGACAATTGATTTCGTTCCTCAATATCACTAGATGTAGCGCGGCAGCTCCCCTGATTGAGGGGTTTAGCGTTCGTGGCAAACTGACTCGGGTCGTGACGGGaacaacaaattgcattccGAACCTGATCCACATTCCCGGTTCGATCACAGTACATAGCAAATCGAGACCGATACTAGTCAGACTATTTTCATTGCGTAGCGGAGTCTCTATTCAAACGCACCGCCATTACAATGATAAGATCCCTACTGAGTCGAACAGTACGGCCTTGCAGCGTAATAGAACGACATTCCATTGTTGCCTCCCGCACTTGCGCCGTGTCGTGGTTTTCGTCAGTTCCCGTCAACCCATCCTCTGAACCCGACACAAACGTCCGGCAAGTGCAAGTGACCCATCAAAAGGGAGTGGCACCCGCCGCTCAGATTGGTACCACAGGTGCGTTTGTCTTGGAGAAAGTATTCGCGTATCAACGGCACTTCGAAGGAAGTGTTACGCTgaaaaaaagcaaatgtcgacgaagattgttgtttggcttccaaatacgttgactgtgagctcaTTCTTGTTTTTGCTCTTAGATTCTACAAAACCGGTGCAAGCCGAAGCATGTGGAGATGATATCGTCGACGATGAAATGGAACAGGAAGAAATGTTTGTGGAGCCGCACGAGTCGTTCGCGTTTCGCGTCAAGGAATGGGGTGGCCCCCGACGCGGCGGTCGGCTGCCAGAACCAACAAGGTTTGGGGACTGGGAACGGAAAGGACGTTGTACagatttttgaaacggaaaACAGCCACGTCTATTAAGCAGCTCAAGTGGCTTACACGGATGCGAGCGTTGACGCTTTGCTCATATTCTGTGAAACGGCCAAATTTACAGCATGCTCCAGTAAGTCTCCTATCGAAGGCCTTGGTTACTACGACAGCTTTACCACCCTTTcgcgtttacagttaaaccATTCAATACATTACTATTTTGTCGCCTCTATCTTATCCATCTAATTGGGTACAAAGGAGGATC encodes:
- a CDS encoding predicted protein; amino-acid sequence: MSVVPVNEGKLVGGLTEDHLRHRHAMNDDHDRTKATEGPVPYGFKVNDIGIDDKLTSTELEMQPLHLKESDGNLEEDERILYPITVGTTSMYEGWRKTLDDFLFPPHLPRSCQLLRPENIAVPACYLLVGLLQGLSSPLINVFPLDLGATEAQQTTISSIRSLPASFKLVFGFMSDNIPIAGYRRKPYMLMGWLLASLSLFSLILGSNLNITPRNAGCFESQASDSDSPTTLPADAPSIPFFSVALLAFGTGFWLADVMGDSIVAEKAKLEPPESRGSVQSSCYSYRFFGIMVAAPLSTYLYATYGPRAVLLLLATLPLCILPLVYLLFEVENAPVSSTADQCREIWRTVCSRAVWQPMGFVYVYNLMQVSNAAWREFLVTSLRFTSCQLNLILIVAYVLLYLGILAYKYYMMDWSWRKVYFVTTLLNGFFSLLQVLLIYNITLGLSSFWFALGDDAFAEFIGGIQFLPTTIMMVHLCPTGSEGASYAMFTTVNNSALTLSSAISTQLLRIWDVSRTALAAGDLSGMVRLTYLTTVVQVAAIAFVSWLPHTKEDLVQLNEQSSRSRVGGTVFLVVTFGSILYAVGVGLLNIVAPGWMGES
- a CDS encoding predicted protein, whose translation is MKFSTFALVGLVPQLSLATNLRESASRIRNFADKDSVGSFNGEYARFFKMVAENPVLTLEDLMDSQQALETELDVEQAEIKAFMAAIQRSEIIDLSMDISNAPSDSKSPSASDNPSVSPTVSSMPTMKVGDPTAAPSSFPSAIPTTTPSNSPSTTAPTTEPPTMVPTFAGCGISAESRVQAILSILDAVADPVLIRDGTSSQGLATQWLIEDDEFRICPDDDKLIQRWSMAVMYFSTGGPDWFQCSGDEAATDICGAEDPFVGKQRFLSGVSECDWAGISCITGCVSEVEFESNNLVGTIPTEMGLLTDLAVWGMERGGLTGPIPTEIGILTNLIFLDLDFNALTGTLSSELLSLSTLTQLDLNNNQFTGSINGIGVYPAMEFLQLHDNGFTGTVPAAVGGFSGLVAFTLYETSISGVMPASVCELLETDVNGGVLRSLIADCVEPNPNVICPCCTECRAN
- a CDS encoding predicted protein, with protein sequence MKTTASFGSLTDAGALLVTSLLLLSLSSTRALVPLRNPSTPRPSGTRRSATTESSRRAWLATLTTSVVSVATIVAGSPVEPAAATYSAYANREKDWQTRLESGDVQISTPKDLRAQLREIAPMNVNDKIFCPNGPSAAVSPLMENKCGERQALPSVYGRSQDVVGNSIPGFTTSGGVYLRGESSSSLSADVGGFPSYGGK
- a CDS encoding predicted protein; the protein is MMMSPDQRPPKPCLLWLGTSANEQDSPVPSRNDGTSSPTQRPPLLLPFPASAQPNVYTADDFYQTVQAHYESEAHFVGGMGESDPGVYVLSTDDDLLRQHGPLLRDGMARVHAARHGVPFYLCTTGLGNDTDWSVPLEALAHSNNNHNTTIQVSLYGSNPAEYARAAGIADGRRAFAQVCAFLVACQELRIPTEVAVVPEYAKSARELALTLGAQQVHVYEPVPSIPEHS